A stretch of Leucobacter aridicollis DNA encodes these proteins:
- a CDS encoding ABC transporter substrate-binding protein — MARKQILSGVALGAAAMLVLSGCASGGGSGDGGAGGGEAQTGGTLKVLAQGDVDRLDPQLTAYVPVNSVVRSISRSLLSYVSSNDVDERIELTGDLATEVPTASEDGLTYEIKLRDGVTWDAPDGARPIVAGDVARGIERICNPHIGAALGGYFINLIDGMAEYCEGFAGVAAEPAAMKDYIESNDISGIATPDDQTVVFTLVEPASDFTSMLSLPTANPAPVEVLDYLPDSPEYRENFVASGPYTVASYTPDVKWEFVRNESWNADSDPLRKAYVDTIEMTMGVEGDAAMQQLQAGSADMLFDLSPSPANIQQLTAANDEKFTTMENGGIDQFMWFNTASDNNGGALQKLEVRQAIQYAIDKPAVVQVMGGEDIASVTNGIFGPGINGYEDFSLYGDESGKADPEKAKELLKEAGVENLTLKFPYRNVGTQPDIAQTVQASLEAAGITVELFPVPPTDYYANFMTNRENASGGKWDVALVGWSPDWVGGAARSVFQPQFSFDGTPQAYNYVDFNSDKANELADQALAAATPEEAGKLWHEVDKTVMAESPIVSIVSRKKANYHSDRVQNFEIYALAQNGDWANVWLKQ; from the coding sequence ATGGCTCGGAAACAGATACTCTCAGGCGTCGCGCTCGGCGCCGCCGCGATGCTGGTGCTCAGCGGGTGCGCAAGCGGCGGCGGCAGCGGGGACGGCGGTGCGGGCGGCGGCGAAGCCCAGACCGGCGGCACGCTGAAGGTCCTCGCGCAGGGCGACGTCGACAGGCTCGACCCGCAGCTCACGGCCTATGTGCCGGTGAACAGCGTCGTGCGCTCCATCTCTCGCTCGCTGCTTAGCTACGTCTCCTCGAACGACGTCGACGAGCGCATCGAACTCACTGGCGACCTCGCGACCGAGGTCCCCACCGCCTCCGAGGACGGCCTCACCTACGAGATCAAGCTGCGCGACGGCGTCACCTGGGACGCGCCAGACGGCGCTCGCCCGATCGTCGCCGGCGACGTCGCCCGCGGCATCGAGCGCATCTGCAACCCGCACATCGGTGCGGCGCTCGGCGGCTACTTCATCAACCTCATCGACGGCATGGCCGAGTACTGCGAGGGCTTCGCCGGGGTGGCTGCGGAGCCCGCCGCGATGAAGGACTACATCGAGTCCAACGACATCTCCGGTATCGCGACCCCCGACGACCAGACGGTCGTCTTCACCCTCGTCGAGCCGGCCTCGGACTTCACCTCCATGCTGAGCCTGCCGACGGCGAACCCGGCCCCCGTCGAGGTGCTCGACTACCTGCCCGACTCGCCGGAGTACCGCGAGAACTTCGTCGCGTCCGGCCCCTATACGGTGGCGTCGTACACCCCCGACGTGAAATGGGAGTTCGTGCGCAACGAGTCGTGGAACGCTGACAGCGATCCGCTCCGCAAGGCGTACGTCGACACGATCGAGATGACCATGGGCGTCGAGGGTGACGCGGCGATGCAGCAGCTCCAGGCTGGCTCGGCCGACATGCTCTTCGACCTCAGCCCGAGCCCCGCGAACATCCAGCAGCTCACCGCGGCCAACGACGAGAAGTTCACCACGATGGAGAACGGCGGCATCGACCAGTTCATGTGGTTCAACACCGCGTCGGACAACAACGGCGGCGCGCTGCAGAAGCTCGAGGTCCGCCAGGCGATCCAGTACGCGATCGACAAGCCCGCCGTCGTGCAGGTCATGGGCGGCGAGGACATCGCCTCGGTGACGAACGGCATCTTCGGCCCCGGCATCAACGGCTACGAGGACTTCAGCCTCTACGGTGACGAGAGCGGCAAGGCCGACCCCGAGAAGGCGAAGGAGCTGCTCAAGGAGGCGGGCGTCGAGAACCTCACCCTGAAGTTCCCGTACCGCAACGTTGGCACGCAGCCCGACATCGCGCAGACCGTGCAGGCGAGCCTCGAGGCCGCGGGCATCACCGTCGAGCTGTTCCCGGTCCCGCCGACCGACTACTACGCGAACTTCATGACGAACCGCGAGAACGCGTCGGGCGGCAAGTGGGATGTGGCGCTCGTCGGCTGGTCGCCGGACTGGGTTGGCGGGGCGGCGCGCTCCGTGTTCCAGCCGCAGTTCTCGTTCGACGGCACGCCGCAGGCGTACAACTACGTCGACTTCAACAGCGACAAGGCGAACGAGCTCGCCGACCAGGCGCTCGCTGCTGCGACGCCCGAGGAGGCAGGCAAGCTCTGGCACGAGGTCGACAAGACCGTCATGGCGGAGTCGCCCATCGTGAGCATCGTCTCGCGCAAGAAGGCGAACTACCACTCGGATCGCGTCCAGAACTTCGAGATCTACGCGCTCGCGCAGAACGGTGACTGGGCCAACGTCTGGCTCAAGCAGTAG
- a CDS encoding RNA-binding protein: protein MLADALEHLVRGVVDHPDEVRITQRAGNRGETLEIRVHPEDLGRVIGRSGRTAQALRTVISALASGERVRVDIVDTDAPEAG, encoded by the coding sequence GTGCTCGCTGATGCGCTTGAGCATCTCGTCCGCGGGGTCGTTGACCACCCGGACGAGGTGCGCATCACCCAGCGCGCGGGAAACCGTGGCGAGACCCTTGAGATCCGCGTGCATCCCGAGGACCTTGGGCGTGTGATCGGCCGCAGCGGCCGCACCGCCCAGGCGCTTCGCACGGTGATCTCCGCACTCGCTTCGGGCGAGCGCGTCAGGGTGGATATCGTCGACACCGACGCACCTGAGGCCGGCTGA
- a CDS encoding aminopeptidase P family protein, whose protein sequence is MTHHHDGPSLSGLGLTVTVVDWESGMPNSRATRRDPRMPLLSEAAGFTTWMAEGWGDAARELAVEPGAAAAAADHRARLSAELAGETLVIAAGRSQLRANDTYFEFRADSDFLWTVGTGIEDAVLVMRPVAGGHDATLYITPPARPGSKAFHADANHGELWVGPLAGVAEVASALDVAVRPIGELADAGIADDALIAGAAVVARGAGAALAGRARSARLATVLSELRQIKDAWEIGQLRAANLATIDGFAAVAREIPNAIAAGGERWLQGTFDRHARTVGQAPGYATIVGSGAHAPILHWVRADGEVDPAELLLLDMGVEMRSGYTADVTRTLPASGTFSEAQRQVHDLVERSHRAGLAAVQPGRLWADFHAACMEVLAEGLHDWGMLPVSVDEALSADGQHHRRYIVCGVGHHLGLDVHDCDSSRYETYLGGTVQTGMALTVEPGLYFHAWDETVPPELRGIGVRLEDDLVVTETGNEVISDALPIDAAGVEAWMRGITAR, encoded by the coding sequence ATGACGCACCACCACGATGGCCCCTCGCTCAGCGGCCTCGGCCTCACCGTCACCGTCGTCGACTGGGAATCCGGCATGCCGAACTCCCGCGCCACCCGCCGCGACCCGCGCATGCCGCTGCTCAGTGAGGCCGCTGGCTTCACGACGTGGATGGCCGAGGGGTGGGGCGACGCCGCGCGCGAGCTCGCCGTCGAGCCCGGGGCGGCCGCCGCTGCCGCTGACCACCGCGCGAGGCTCTCCGCCGAGCTCGCGGGGGAGACCCTCGTTATCGCGGCGGGCCGCTCGCAGCTGCGCGCGAACGATACCTACTTCGAGTTCCGCGCCGACAGCGACTTCCTGTGGACCGTCGGCACCGGCATCGAGGACGCCGTGCTCGTGATGCGCCCCGTCGCAGGCGGCCACGACGCGACGCTGTACATCACGCCGCCGGCGCGCCCGGGGAGCAAGGCATTCCACGCCGACGCGAACCACGGCGAGCTCTGGGTCGGTCCGCTCGCCGGCGTCGCCGAGGTCGCCTCGGCGCTCGACGTCGCCGTGCGCCCGATCGGGGAGCTCGCGGACGCGGGGATCGCCGACGATGCGCTCATTGCTGGGGCGGCGGTTGTCGCTCGCGGCGCGGGCGCCGCGCTCGCGGGCCGGGCGCGCTCGGCGCGGCTGGCGACGGTGCTCTCCGAGCTCCGCCAGATCAAGGACGCCTGGGAGATCGGGCAGCTCCGCGCCGCGAACCTCGCTACGATCGACGGCTTCGCCGCCGTCGCCCGCGAGATCCCGAACGCTATCGCGGCGGGGGGCGAGCGCTGGCTGCAGGGCACGTTCGACCGCCACGCGCGCACGGTGGGCCAGGCCCCCGGCTACGCGACGATCGTCGGCTCCGGCGCGCACGCGCCGATCCTGCACTGGGTGCGCGCCGACGGCGAGGTCGACCCGGCCGAGCTGCTGCTGCTCGACATGGGCGTCGAGATGCGCTCCGGCTACACCGCGGACGTCACCCGCACGCTGCCGGCGAGCGGCACCTTCTCGGAGGCGCAGCGCCAGGTGCACGACCTCGTTGAGCGGTCGCACCGCGCGGGCCTCGCGGCGGTCCAGCCTGGCCGGCTCTGGGCGGACTTCCACGCGGCCTGCATGGAAGTGCTCGCCGAGGGGCTCCACGACTGGGGGATGCTGCCCGTCTCGGTCGACGAGGCGCTCTCCGCCGACGGTCAGCACCACCGCCGCTACATTGTCTGCGGGGTCGGCCACCACCTCGGCCTCGACGTGCACGACTGCGATTCGTCGCGGTACGAGACGTACCTTGGCGGCACCGTGCAGACCGGGATGGCCCTCACCGTGGAGCCGGGCCTCTACTTCCACGCGTGGGACGAGACCGTGCCGCCCGAGCTGCGCGGCATCGGAGTGCGGCTCGAGGACGACCTCGTCGTCACCGAAACCGGCAACGAGGTGATCTCGGACGCGCTGCCCATCGACGCGGCCGGCGTCGAGGCGTGGATGCGGGGGATCACGGCCCGCTAA
- the trmD gene encoding tRNA (guanosine(37)-N1)-methyltransferase TrmD, which produces MRIDVVTIFPGYFDALELSLMGKARDRGLIDLHVHDLRESAHDKHRTVDDTPTGGGAGMVMKPEPWGQAIDGILADAQSAPAAEPLIIFPSPAGDVFTQAMARELATEDHLVFGCGRYEGIDQRVFDEYAERGRVRLVSIGDYVLNGGEVASIAMIEAIGRLLPGVVGNPDSLVEESHESGLLEYPSYTKPAEWRGRRVPDVLLSGNHAAIDAWRHEQSVERTRRVRPDLLGD; this is translated from the coding sequence GTGAGGATCGACGTCGTCACGATCTTCCCCGGCTACTTTGACGCACTTGAGCTCTCGCTCATGGGGAAGGCACGCGACCGCGGCCTCATCGACCTGCACGTGCACGACCTTCGCGAGTCGGCCCACGACAAGCATCGCACCGTCGACGACACGCCGACTGGCGGCGGCGCCGGGATGGTGATGAAGCCCGAGCCCTGGGGGCAGGCTATTGACGGCATCCTCGCGGATGCGCAATCGGCGCCCGCGGCCGAGCCGCTCATCATCTTCCCGTCGCCCGCGGGCGACGTGTTCACCCAGGCGATGGCCCGCGAGCTCGCCACCGAGGACCACCTCGTGTTCGGCTGCGGTCGCTACGAGGGCATCGACCAGCGCGTGTTCGACGAGTACGCCGAGCGTGGCCGCGTGCGGCTCGTGAGCATCGGCGACTACGTGCTGAACGGGGGAGAGGTCGCGTCGATCGCGATGATCGAGGCAATCGGTCGGCTGCTCCCGGGCGTCGTCGGAAACCCCGACAGCCTTGTCGAGGAGTCGCACGAGTCGGGCCTGCTCGAGTACCCGAGCTACACGAAGCCAGCCGAATGGCGCGGCCGCCGCGTCCCCGACGTGCTGCTGTCTGGAAACCACGCCGCGATTGACGCTTGGCGGCACGAACAGAGCGTCGAACGGACGAGGCGTGTCCGGCCGGACCTGCTTGGCGACTAA
- a CDS encoding ABC transporter ATP-binding protein: MAILDVRNLVIDIPTEDGAVHAVQDVSFTVGEGEFFGIVGESGSGKSVLVQSVMGLIPQAKRSGEVLFKGEDLLSLSPEGLRKKRGAEISMIFQDPLSSLHPQYTIGWQIVEQIRAHENVSKQAAKARAIELLEKVRIPDAQARFDAYPHQFSGGMRQRVMIAMSLSLNPALIIADEPTTALDSTVQAQILDLLAEMREDFGATVLMISHDLGILSRVADRVMVMYGGRKLEVGTSENVLGNPAHPYTAGLLRSSSFNRAPGTPLIPIGGRPPSLLSPPAGCVFRDRCPNAMDICGEAPPLQKYDDGTESLCWLTTPPIEPPAPELPPAEIVASSDDAIVEVERLSVAFPQRRGEARTVLEDISLQVRRGETLGLVGESGCGKTTLARTIAGLNAPTAGVIRFDGADTAALTDAEWRQMRRKVQVVFQDPFGSLNPKRRVGSIIGDPFRIHKVASGADRLARVQELMEIVGLNPEHYNRFPSQFSGGQRQRIGIARAIALKPELVILDEPVSALDVSIQAQVLNLLDELQRELGLTYLFISHDLAVVRHVCDRIAVMDGGKIIELGSAETVYGQPQQAFTKKLLSAAAPEIPRVERERVLISAAGGAL; encoded by the coding sequence GTGGCAATACTCGATGTGCGGAATCTCGTGATCGACATTCCGACAGAAGACGGCGCGGTGCATGCCGTGCAGGACGTTTCATTTACAGTTGGCGAGGGCGAGTTCTTCGGCATCGTCGGCGAATCCGGCTCGGGCAAGTCTGTGCTCGTGCAGTCGGTGATGGGCCTCATCCCGCAGGCAAAGCGCTCGGGCGAGGTGCTCTTCAAGGGGGAGGACCTGCTCTCCCTCTCGCCGGAGGGCCTCCGCAAGAAGCGGGGCGCCGAGATCAGCATGATCTTCCAGGACCCGCTCTCCAGCCTGCACCCGCAGTACACGATCGGCTGGCAGATCGTCGAGCAGATCCGCGCGCACGAGAACGTCTCGAAGCAGGCGGCGAAGGCGCGCGCGATCGAGCTCCTCGAGAAGGTCAGGATCCCCGACGCGCAGGCGCGCTTCGACGCCTACCCGCACCAGTTCTCGGGCGGCATGCGCCAGCGGGTCATGATCGCGATGAGCCTGTCCCTGAACCCCGCGCTCATCATTGCCGACGAGCCGACGACGGCGCTCGACTCCACCGTCCAGGCCCAGATCCTCGACCTCCTCGCCGAGATGCGCGAAGACTTCGGGGCGACGGTGCTCATGATCTCCCACGACCTCGGGATCCTCTCGCGCGTCGCTGACCGCGTCATGGTCATGTACGGCGGTCGGAAGCTCGAGGTCGGCACGAGCGAGAATGTGCTCGGCAACCCAGCCCACCCGTACACGGCGGGGCTGCTGCGATCCTCCTCCTTCAACCGCGCGCCGGGAACGCCGCTCATCCCGATCGGCGGCCGGCCTCCGAGCCTGCTCAGCCCGCCGGCCGGCTGCGTGTTCCGCGACCGCTGCCCGAACGCGATGGACATCTGCGGCGAGGCCCCGCCGCTCCAGAAGTACGACGACGGCACCGAGTCGCTCTGCTGGCTCACGACGCCGCCGATCGAGCCGCCAGCGCCCGAGCTGCCGCCCGCGGAGATCGTTGCCTCGAGCGACGATGCCATCGTCGAGGTCGAGCGCCTGTCGGTCGCGTTCCCGCAGCGCCGCGGCGAGGCGCGAACCGTGCTCGAGGACATCTCGCTCCAGGTCAGGCGCGGCGAAACCCTCGGGCTCGTGGGGGAGTCGGGCTGCGGCAAGACCACGCTCGCGCGCACGATCGCCGGCCTGAACGCCCCGACTGCGGGCGTCATCAGGTTCGATGGCGCGGACACGGCCGCCCTCACCGACGCCGAGTGGCGCCAGATGCGCCGCAAGGTCCAGGTGGTGTTCCAGGACCCGTTCGGCTCGCTGAACCCGAAGCGCCGCGTCGGATCGATCATCGGCGACCCGTTCAGGATTCACAAGGTCGCGAGCGGCGCCGACAGGCTCGCCCGCGTGCAGGAACTCATGGAGATCGTGGGGCTCAACCCCGAGCACTACAACCGGTTCCCCTCGCAGTTCTCCGGCGGCCAGCGGCAGCGCATCGGCATCGCGCGCGCGATTGCCCTGAAGCCGGAGCTCGTCATCCTCGACGAGCCGGTGTCGGCGCTGGACGTGTCGATCCAGGCGCAGGTGCTGAACCTGCTCGACGAACTCCAGCGCGAGCTCGGGCTCACCTACCTGTTCATCTCGCACGACCTCGCCGTCGTGCGCCACGTCTGCGACCGGATCGCGGTCATGGACGGCGGGAAGATCATCGAACTGGGCTCCGCGGAGACCGTCTACGGGCAGCCGCAGCAGGCCTTCACGAAGAAGCTGCTGTCGGCCGCCGCACCCGAGATCCCGCGCGTCGAGCGCGAGCGGGTCCTGATTTCAGCGGCTGGAGGCGCACTGTGA
- a CDS encoding ABC transporter permease: MIRYFLSRVGFGALVLFLLSVFVFVLFYVSPSDPARIIAGDKATEALMEQIRVNLGLDKPMIQQYFMFLGNLLQGDLGFSYRSNLPVWDLLVRRIPVTMSLVFGAVIVWLAIGIPIGIGSAKHPGTVRDRVGQGFAIIGISFPTFVLGMIALYTLYFLPTKMGVTLFPPSGYVPFSENPGQWAWHLVLPWVTLALVTAAVYARLTRGQMLDVLGQDYIRTARAKGITEQRVTYVHAFRSAMPPLVTQLGIDIGMLLAGVIVIEQVFGLPGVGSLAVTSVAMQDRPVVIAIVLLGGLFVVLSNLIVDTLYALLDSRVRTARK, from the coding sequence ATGATCCGCTATTTCCTTTCACGGGTAGGCTTCGGCGCGCTCGTGTTGTTCCTGCTCAGCGTCTTCGTGTTCGTGCTGTTCTACGTCTCGCCCTCGGATCCCGCGCGCATCATCGCCGGCGATAAGGCGACCGAGGCGCTCATGGAGCAGATCCGCGTGAACCTCGGTCTCGACAAGCCGATGATCCAGCAGTACTTCATGTTCCTCGGGAACCTGCTGCAGGGTGACCTCGGCTTCTCGTACCGCTCGAACCTGCCGGTCTGGGACCTGCTCGTGCGGCGCATCCCGGTGACGATGTCGCTCGTGTTCGGCGCGGTTATCGTCTGGCTCGCGATCGGCATCCCGATCGGTATCGGCTCGGCGAAGCACCCCGGCACCGTGCGCGACCGCGTCGGTCAGGGGTTCGCGATCATCGGGATCAGCTTCCCGACGTTCGTGCTCGGCATGATCGCGCTGTACACGCTCTACTTCCTGCCGACGAAGATGGGGGTCACGCTCTTCCCGCCGTCAGGGTACGTGCCGTTCAGCGAGAACCCGGGGCAGTGGGCGTGGCACCTCGTGCTCCCGTGGGTCACCCTCGCGCTCGTCACCGCCGCGGTGTACGCGCGGCTCACGCGCGGCCAGATGCTTGACGTGCTCGGCCAGGACTACATTCGCACCGCCCGCGCCAAGGGCATCACCGAGCAGCGCGTGACCTACGTGCACGCGTTCCGCTCCGCCATGCCGCCGCTCGTCACGCAGCTCGGCATCGACATCGGTATGCTCCTCGCAGGCGTGATTGTCATCGAGCAGGTGTTCGGGCTCCCCGGAGTCGGTTCGCTCGCCGTGACAAGCGTCGCGATGCAGGATCGCCCGGTCGTGATTGCGATCGTGCTGCTCGGCGGGCTGTTCGTCGTGCTGTCGAACCTCATCGTCGACACCCTGTACGCACTGCTGGATTCGAGAGTAAGGACTGCCCGGAAATGA
- a CDS encoding ABC transporter permease yields MTGVFSKDTKLITTPGYAAQKAADIQAKSSAQLTMARLVRDPASVVSAIVILAIVAFAICAPLIAQWTGHGPTEQFRETGLSAAGIPVGPSAEFLLGTDQLGRDVFVRLAYGARVSLLVGVVASLIASAIGVVIGATAGFFGGWVDTLLSRIIDLVMSVPFLLVAIALVAVLGPSLGLSIVVIVFFSWAGLARVIRGQVLAIREREYIEAARSLGESRFSMMFRDVLPNLVVPIIVYTTLGIPAAVVFEATLSFLGLGIVPPTPSWGNMLADAANGSMYMVAPWMVLVPGLALLALTLAFNLLGDGLRDALDPTSTKGKKA; encoded by the coding sequence GTGACCGGCGTATTCTCGAAAGACACGAAGCTCATCACGACCCCGGGCTACGCGGCGCAGAAAGCCGCCGACATCCAGGCGAAGAGCTCGGCCCAGCTCACGATGGCCCGGCTGGTTCGCGACCCGGCGAGCGTCGTCTCGGCGATCGTGATCCTCGCCATCGTCGCGTTTGCGATCTGCGCGCCGCTCATCGCGCAGTGGACGGGACATGGACCGACCGAGCAGTTCCGCGAGACCGGACTCTCGGCCGCCGGCATCCCCGTCGGGCCGTCGGCAGAGTTCCTGCTCGGCACCGACCAGCTCGGTCGCGACGTGTTCGTGCGGCTCGCCTACGGCGCCAGGGTGTCGCTGCTTGTTGGCGTCGTCGCCTCCCTCATCGCCTCCGCGATCGGCGTCGTGATCGGCGCCACCGCCGGGTTCTTTGGCGGCTGGGTCGACACGCTGCTCAGCCGGATCATCGACCTCGTCATGAGCGTCCCGTTCCTACTCGTCGCGATCGCGCTCGTCGCGGTGCTCGGCCCGAGCCTCGGCCTCTCGATCGTCGTGATCGTGTTCTTCAGCTGGGCCGGCCTCGCCCGCGTGATCCGCGGACAGGTGCTCGCGATCCGGGAACGCGAGTACATCGAGGCGGCCCGCTCGCTCGGCGAATCGCGGTTCTCGATGATGTTCCGCGACGTCCTGCCGAACCTCGTCGTGCCGATCATCGTGTACACGACGCTCGGCATCCCCGCCGCGGTCGTCTTTGAAGCGACGCTGTCGTTCCTCGGGCTCGGCATCGTGCCGCCGACCCCGAGCTGGGGCAACATGCTCGCCGACGCCGCGAACGGCTCGATGTACATGGTCGCGCCCTGGATGGTGCTCGTCCCTGGCCTCGCCCTGCTCGCGCTCACCCTCGCGTTCAACCTGCTCGGCGACGGGCTGCGCGACGCACTCGATCCGACTTCCACGAAGGGGAAGAAAGCATGA
- the rimM gene encoding ribosome maturation factor RimM (Essential for efficient processing of 16S rRNA) — protein MADAPKRAQAPRPASGAGSLRVGRLTKPHGLKGGVKLEMFTDNPDLRFVPGAKFHLQVPEDSPWFGQTIELRELRWFNSMPVGFFVELPDRTAVESIVRAILWIDEDAVAAGSEENAWYAHELVGLDVVQPREDGGTEKLGTVAEVQHFPAQDLLAVQTPNGVVLVPFVEAIVPSVDLEAGIVTMTPPAGLFGDGAIEDGTQNPGAGA, from the coding sequence ATGGCAGACGCTCCAAAGCGTGCGCAGGCTCCCCGTCCCGCTAGCGGGGCGGGGAGTTTGCGTGTCGGACGCCTGACGAAGCCCCACGGGCTCAAGGGCGGTGTGAAACTTGAGATGTTCACGGACAACCCGGATCTCCGGTTTGTTCCCGGCGCGAAGTTTCACCTGCAGGTCCCCGAAGATTCTCCCTGGTTCGGGCAGACGATTGAGCTGCGCGAGCTGCGCTGGTTCAACAGCATGCCCGTTGGGTTCTTCGTGGAGCTGCCCGATCGCACCGCGGTCGAAAGCATCGTTCGTGCAATCCTCTGGATCGATGAGGACGCCGTCGCCGCAGGCTCTGAAGAGAACGCGTGGTACGCCCACGAGCTCGTCGGCCTCGACGTCGTGCAGCCCCGCGAGGACGGCGGCACCGAGAAACTCGGGACCGTCGCCGAGGTGCAGCACTTCCCGGCCCAGGATCTGCTCGCTGTGCAGACCCCGAACGGCGTCGTACTCGTCCCCTTCGTCGAGGCGATTGTGCCGTCGGTTGACCTCGAGGCCGGTATTGTCACGATGACGCCGCCCGCAGGCCTGTTCGGGGACGGCGCGATCGAGGACGGCACCCAGAACCCGGGGGCGGGCGCGTGA
- the rpsP gene encoding 30S ribosomal protein S16, with the protein MAVKIRLKRLGKIRAPFYRIVVADSRTKRDGRVIEEIGKYHPTENPSFIEVDSDRAQYWLSVGAQPTEQVTALLKLTGDWGKFTGEGSTESKVLAPEAKEVFEADAKKKSVVRPKAEKPAEAPAEEAAEAPAETEAPAEEAAAESTEA; encoded by the coding sequence ATGGCAGTAAAGATTCGCCTCAAGCGCCTCGGCAAGATCCGCGCACCGTTCTACCGTATCGTCGTTGCCGACTCGCGCACCAAGCGCGACGGCCGCGTCATCGAGGAGATCGGCAAGTACCACCCGACCGAGAACCCCTCGTTCATCGAGGTCGATTCGGATCGCGCGCAGTACTGGCTCAGCGTTGGCGCACAGCCGACCGAGCAGGTCACCGCGCTGCTCAAGCTGACCGGCGACTGGGGCAAGTTCACCGGCGAGGGCTCGACCGAGTCGAAGGTGCTCGCACCTGAGGCGAAGGAAGTCTTCGAGGCTGACGCGAAGAAGAAGTCCGTCGTTCGCCCGAAGGCTGAGAAGCCCGCAGAGGCTCCCGCCGAGGAGGCCGCAGAGGCTCCCGCCGAGACCGAGGCACCGGCCGAAGAGGCCGCTGCTGAGTCGACCGAGGCCTAA
- a CDS encoding alpha/beta fold hydrolase: MTDWYPIGDRLTGRDLWVTVPLDWNEPDGETIRVFAREVVSAANRDADLPLLVFLQGGPGGKSPRPLDADGWIGDAVTRFRVILPDQRGTGRSTPLGAADFAGRDAAAGARLLALHRQDSIVRDFEALREQHFTGRQWWTLGQSYGGFLTLQYLSHFPESVVASAITGGLPSIDPDPAVVYSRTFPRIAEKNRVFRERHPHLVDRIARVADLLEREDVRLPGGDRLTVRRLQTLGLDFGMKPGFDRVHWIFDEAFADEAETRLSDTFLATVEAETGFHTNPLFIALQEAIYGPGPSSWAAQRERDARPEFAESARPLNFTGETVFPWMFEEISGLRAFQAAVEHLAAHEQPIATYDHERLARNEVPVEAAVYYDDMYVDAQLSLDTASRVAGVHAWVTNEFEHDGLRLGNVAQRLFTALEQRLGSTARSRD, translated from the coding sequence ATGACCGACTGGTATCCCATCGGAGATCGCCTCACCGGCCGCGACCTGTGGGTCACGGTGCCGCTCGACTGGAACGAGCCTGATGGCGAGACGATCCGCGTGTTCGCGCGCGAGGTCGTAAGCGCCGCGAACCGCGACGCGGATCTGCCGCTGCTCGTGTTCCTGCAGGGCGGGCCCGGCGGGAAGTCGCCCAGGCCGCTCGACGCCGACGGCTGGATCGGCGACGCGGTGACCCGCTTCCGCGTCATCCTGCCCGACCAGCGCGGCACCGGCCGGTCGACCCCACTCGGCGCTGCCGACTTCGCGGGCCGCGACGCGGCCGCGGGGGCGCGCCTGCTCGCACTGCATCGCCAGGACTCGATCGTGCGCGACTTCGAGGCGCTGCGCGAGCAGCACTTCACGGGGCGCCAGTGGTGGACCCTGGGGCAGAGCTACGGCGGGTTCCTCACGCTGCAGTACCTCTCGCACTTCCCGGAGTCGGTCGTCGCGTCGGCGATCACCGGCGGGCTGCCGAGCATCGATCCTGACCCCGCGGTTGTCTACTCGCGCACGTTCCCGCGCATCGCCGAGAAGAACCGCGTCTTCCGCGAGCGTCACCCGCACCTCGTGGACAGGATCGCGCGCGTCGCCGACCTACTCGAGCGCGAGGACGTGCGGCTCCCGGGCGGCGACAGGCTCACCGTGCGCAGGCTGCAGACGCTCGGCCTTGACTTCGGCATGAAGCCGGGATTCGATCGCGTGCACTGGATCTTCGACGAGGCGTTCGCGGACGAGGCAGAGACCCGGCTGTCCGACACGTTCCTCGCCACCGTCGAAGCGGAGACGGGGTTCCACACGAACCCGCTGTTCATCGCGCTGCAGGAGGCGATCTACGGGCCGGGCCCGAGCTCGTGGGCCGCGCAACGCGAGCGCGACGCGCGCCCCGAGTTCGCCGAGTCTGCCAGGCCGCTGAACTTCACCGGCGAGACTGTCTTTCCGTGGATGTTCGAGGAGATCTCGGGGCTCCGCGCCTTCCAGGCCGCGGTCGAACACCTCGCCGCGCACGAGCAGCCGATCGCGACGTACGACCACGAGCGGCTCGCCCGCAACGAGGTGCCCGTCGAGGCCGCCGTCTACTACGACGACATGTACGTCGACGCGCAGCTCTCGCTCGATACCGCGTCCCGCGTCGCCGGCGTTCACGCCTGGGTGACGAACGAGTTCGAGCACGACGGGCTGCGGCTCGGAAACGTCGCCCAACGGTTGTTCACCGCGCTCGAGCAGCGCCTCGGAAGCACCGCCCGCAGCCGCGACTAA